The following proteins are encoded in a genomic region of Arachis stenosperma cultivar V10309 chromosome 4, arast.V10309.gnm1.PFL2, whole genome shotgun sequence:
- the LOC130973954 gene encoding protein DETOXIFICATION 16-like produces MEGEQDNNTGISGEPRVSHENKLRTILKEIKKQLYLAAPLIMVHFLNFAIELISIMFVGHVSVLTLSSVSMAISFTSVTGIGLVMGIASTLETLCGQSYGAGQYQMLGIHTQRAMLVLTILCVPISIVWANTKSILILFGQDHEISTEAGRYAKLIIPYLFASSVLQCQTRFLQTQNIGVPMMLSSGVATALHAALCWALVLKAGLGSTGAALSNCISYWVNVLILALYIKFSSRCSETWTGFSLEAFHNIPSFLKLAILSSVMVCLELWSFELMVLLGGRLPNPKLQTSVLSICVNTTSTIWMIPLGLSAAISTRVSNELGAGNPWPARLAVRVVLVATIIEGILVATLMILLRKVWGHVYSNDVQVVRHVGLMLPILAASNFLDGLQGVLSGIVRGCKRQRMGAFINLGSYYVVGVPSAIVLAFVLHLETKGLWFGIICALVVQVLCLMIIILRIDWEKEANITTERINNSEQTSTERVNNLVTSNVS; encoded by the exons ATGGAGGGAGAACAGGATAATAATACCGGTATCTCTGGTGAACCTCGCGTGTCCCATGAAAACAAGTTAAGAACAATacttaaagaaataaaaaaacaacTATATTTGGCAGCACCTTTAATTATGGTGCATTTTCTTAATTTTGCCATCGAACTTATTTCAATAATGTTCGTTGGTCATGTAAGCGTGTTGACTCTCTCCAGCGTTTCCATGGCCATTTCCTTTACTTCTGTCACTGGCATTGGTTTAGTG ATGGGAATTGCAAGTACGTTGGAAACTTTGTGTGGCCAATCATATGGAGCCGGACAGTATCAGATGTTAGGCATACATACTCAAAGAGCCATGCTTGTTCTTACCATTCTTTGCGTACCCATCTCTATTGTTTGGGCAAACACAAAATccattttgattttatttggcCAGGATCACGAAATCTCCACAGAAGCAGGAAGATATGCTAAGTTAATCATTCCATACCTTTTTGCTTCTAGTGTTCTTCAGTGTCAGACTAGATTTCTACAGACACAGAACATTGGAGTTCCAATGATGCTCAGCTCTGGAGTAGCTACTGCACTGCATGCTGCTTTGTGTTGGGCGTTAGTGTTAAAAGCTGGCTTAGGGAGTACTGGAGCTGCCTTATCAAATTGTATATCGTATTGGGTGAATGTGTTGATACTTGCCTTATACATAAAATTTTCATCAAGATGTTCAGAAACTTGGACTGGATTTTCATTAGAGGCATTCCATAACATTCCTTCTTTTTTGAAACTTGCTATTCTTTCTTCTGTTATGGTTTG CTTGGAACTGTGGTCGTTTGAATTGATGGTTCTCCTAGGTGGTCGTCTTCCAAATCCGAAGTTGCAAACATCAGTGCTTTCTATTTG TGTGAATACAACATCAACTATTTGGATGATCCCGTTGGGATTAAGTGCAGCTATAAG CACTCGTGTATCAAACGAACTTGGGGCTGGTAATCCTTGGCCTGCACGTTTGGCAGTACGTGTAGTGTTAGTAGCAACCATTATTGAGGGTATCCTAGTTGCAACACTGATGATACTGTTACGCAAGGTTTGGGGCCATGTTTATAGTAATGACGTACAAGTGGTTAGACACGTGGGACTCATGCTGCCAATTCTTGCAGCATCCAATTTCTTGGACGGGCTGCAGGGTGTTCTTTCAGGAATTGTTAGAGGATGTAAACGGCAGAGAATGGGTGCTTTTATTAACTTAGGTTCATATTACGTAGTTGGAGTTCCGTCAGCTATTGTATTGGCTTTCGTTTTGCATCTTGAAACAAAG GGACTCTGGTTTGGAATCATATGTGCCCTTGTTGTTCAAGTACTTTGTCTGATGATCATAATTCTTCGTATTGATTGGGAGAAAGAG GCAAACATAACTACGGAAAGAATTAATAATTCAGAACAAACAAGTACCGAAAGAGTTAATAATTTAGTGACATCTAATGTATCCTAG